A genomic window from Massilia sp. METH4 includes:
- a CDS encoding cation:proton antiporter: protein MSTTEIFLIAMLLIFVAPYLVWRLGRTEYFAPLVIVQIIMGIILGPGVVGAAFPEYHRFIFNPDVVKTLNGIALWGVMLFVMLAGIELDLKKVWQYRRESATTAGLSLGMPLLFGCGAAVLLLAYPGWIGPKAATWQFLLGTGMACAVTALPVLVLLLEKLDILRQPMGQRILRYASLDDVAIWGVLAIIMLDWERMGRQLGFLAAFAVLTVLYRRLMARLPQEDRWFVAMAWLIACAFGADWAGLHFMVGAFLAGVVMDADWFGQEKLDALFKNVLLVLMPVFFLSTGLRTTWNVGGYAVFFAAGLLLLASVGGKLAGAHLAGRMLAWKPGEASIIGWLLQSKGLIEIIFANILLDKGIITSETFTALLLMAVGSTMLTIPVVHPKLNRAASRGLVGQASS from the coding sequence ATGAGTACCACCGAAATCTTCTTGATTGCGATGCTGCTGATCTTCGTCGCACCTTACCTCGTGTGGCGGCTCGGCCGCACCGAGTACTTCGCGCCGCTCGTGATCGTGCAGATCATCATGGGAATCATCCTCGGCCCGGGCGTGGTCGGCGCGGCCTTCCCCGAATACCACAGGTTCATCTTCAACCCCGACGTCGTGAAAACACTGAACGGCATCGCCCTGTGGGGCGTGATGCTGTTCGTGATGCTGGCGGGTATCGAGCTGGACCTGAAAAAAGTCTGGCAATACCGCCGCGAAAGCGCCACCACGGCCGGGCTGTCGCTGGGCATGCCGCTGCTGTTCGGCTGCGGCGCCGCCGTACTGCTGCTCGCCTATCCGGGCTGGATCGGGCCGAAGGCAGCCACCTGGCAATTCCTGCTCGGCACCGGCATGGCGTGCGCCGTGACGGCGCTGCCCGTGCTGGTGCTGCTGCTGGAAAAGCTCGACATCCTGCGCCAGCCGATGGGCCAGCGCATCCTGCGCTATGCAAGCCTGGACGACGTGGCCATCTGGGGCGTGCTGGCCATTATCATGCTCGACTGGGAGCGCATGGGCCGCCAGCTCGGTTTCCTGGCGGCCTTCGCCGTGCTCACGGTGCTGTACCGCCGTCTGATGGCGCGCCTGCCGCAGGAAGACCGGTGGTTCGTGGCCATGGCCTGGCTGATCGCCTGCGCATTCGGCGCCGACTGGGCCGGCCTGCACTTCATGGTCGGCGCGTTCCTGGCGGGCGTGGTGATGGATGCCGACTGGTTCGGCCAGGAAAAGCTCGACGCGCTGTTCAAGAACGTGCTGCTGGTGCTGATGCCGGTATTCTTCCTCAGCACGGGGCTGCGCACGACGTGGAACGTCGGCGGCTACGCGGTGTTCTTCGCCGCCGGCCTTCTGCTGCTCGCATCGGTCGGCGGCAAGCTGGCGGGCGCCCACCTGGCCGGGCGGATGCTGGCCTGGAAGCCGGGCGAGGCTTCCATCATCGGCTGGCTGCTGCAGTCGAAGGGCCTCATCGAGATCATCTTCGCCAATATCCTGCTCGACAAGGGCATCATCACGAGCGAGACGTTCACCGCGTTGCTGCTGATGGCCGTGGGCAGTACGATGCTGACGATTCCCGTGGTGCACCCCAAGCTGAACCGGGCGGCCAGTCGCGGCCTGGTCGGGCAGGCCAGTTCGTGA
- a CDS encoding glycoside hydrolase family 88 protein, with amino-acid sequence MKKLTIWLLLSTLAAASVHAAGPYRNPDNKNPNDPLEGTYPVPYKLPVVTEITAQLDAVRGFIDRATPSRIVDKATGQPITDFSVPVATAIVEPSPHDFGIMNYEMGVMHAGLMLGRRVTGDPKWTAMTERHLAFFHQRLGYFEEQEKRFKLGRANSFARWAKPHALDDSGSMCAALVRARLEGIGPDMSPVIARLADWVHTKQVRLKDGTLARNRPQAWSVWADDMYMSIPALAEMGRMTGERRYYDDAVKNVLGISKYLFDPTIGLYTHGWNMNNPDAPEFYWGRANGWAVLAMSDLLDVLPKSHPGYRKVLDQHRRALRGIAKLQSGEGMWHQMLDRHDSFLETSGTAMFVYALAHAINQGWISPTTYGSIAQAGWAGISARIKADGSIVDGVTATTFAADHVYYYNRPTSINAMAGYGPVLLAGFEMIKLLNNPDVVITDKVKTYHYGPAKQ; translated from the coding sequence ATGAAGAAGCTGACGATCTGGCTGCTACTGTCCACCCTGGCGGCCGCTTCCGTCCACGCGGCCGGCCCCTATCGGAATCCGGACAACAAGAACCCGAACGACCCTCTGGAAGGCACGTATCCGGTGCCATATAAACTGCCGGTGGTCACGGAGATCACCGCGCAGCTCGACGCCGTGCGCGGCTTCATCGACCGCGCCACGCCCAGCCGCATCGTCGACAAGGCGACCGGCCAGCCCATCACCGATTTCAGCGTGCCCGTCGCGACGGCGATCGTGGAGCCGTCGCCCCACGACTTCGGCATCATGAACTACGAGATGGGCGTGATGCATGCCGGGCTGATGCTGGGCCGCCGGGTGACGGGCGACCCGAAGTGGACGGCGATGACGGAGCGCCACCTGGCATTCTTCCACCAGCGCCTGGGCTACTTCGAGGAACAGGAGAAGCGGTTCAAGCTGGGGCGCGCCAACAGCTTCGCGCGCTGGGCCAAGCCCCATGCGCTCGACGATTCCGGGTCCATGTGCGCCGCCCTCGTGCGTGCCCGCCTGGAAGGAATCGGGCCCGACATGTCGCCCGTGATCGCCAGGCTGGCGGACTGGGTGCACACGAAGCAGGTGCGCCTGAAGGACGGCACGCTGGCGCGCAACCGCCCACAGGCCTGGTCCGTCTGGGCGGACGACATGTACATGAGCATTCCGGCGCTGGCCGAGATGGGCCGCATGACGGGCGAGCGGCGCTATTACGACGACGCGGTGAAGAACGTGCTGGGCATCTCGAAGTACCTGTTCGATCCGACGATCGGCCTATACACCCATGGCTGGAACATGAACAATCCCGACGCGCCCGAGTTCTACTGGGGCCGCGCGAACGGCTGGGCCGTGCTCGCCATGTCCGACCTGCTCGACGTGCTGCCGAAGTCGCACCCCGGCTACCGGAAGGTACTGGACCAGCACCGCCGCGCGCTGCGCGGCATCGCGAAGCTGCAATCGGGCGAAGGCATGTGGCACCAGATGCTGGACCGGCACGACTCGTTCCTGGAGACTTCCGGCACCGCGATGTTCGTCTATGCGCTGGCGCACGCGATCAACCAGGGCTGGATCAGCCCCACCACGTACGGCTCCATCGCCCAGGCGGGATGGGCAGGCATCTCGGCGCGCATCAAGGCCGACGGCAGCATCGTCGACGGCGTGACGGCCACCACCTTCGCCGCCGACCATGTGTACTACTACAACCGGCCGACCAGCATCAATGCCATGGCCGGCTACGGCCCGGTGCTGCTGGCCGGCTTCGAGATGATCAAGCTGCTGAACAACCCGGATGTCGTCATCACCGACAAGGTGAAGACCTACCATTACGGGCCAGCAAAACAGTGA
- a CDS encoding DUF2946 domain-containing protein, whose protein sequence is MRMRRQSFIAACWVTLAAMLLAVVAPALAHAFAPHARAVTITAEICSATGMAGMQQIVAEEKSPASSHQAHFEHCPFCQTGSSPLALPSATYVLPLLAGTPPRPALFYRSPTPLFAWTAAKPRGPPLA, encoded by the coding sequence ATGCGTATGCGCCGTCAATCGTTCATCGCCGCCTGCTGGGTCACCCTGGCCGCCATGCTGCTGGCGGTCGTGGCGCCCGCGCTCGCCCATGCGTTCGCGCCGCACGCGCGCGCGGTGACGATCACGGCCGAGATCTGCTCGGCCACCGGCATGGCGGGCATGCAGCAGATCGTGGCCGAGGAGAAATCCCCGGCATCGAGCCACCAGGCGCACTTCGAGCACTGTCCGTTCTGCCAGACGGGGTCCTCGCCGCTGGCGCTGCCTTCCGCCACCTACGTCTTGCCCCTCCTCGCCGGCACGCCGCCGCGCCCCGCCCTGTTCTACCGGTCGCCCACCCCGCTGTTCGCGTGGACGGCGGCAAAACCGCGCGGCCCGCCCCTGGCCTGA
- a CDS encoding DNA-binding protein, whose product MARSGLTKAQVREVRDRLVAQGRYPSADAVRQALGDTGSKSTIHRYLKELAEEDPAQGGARGETERTLQALVAELADRLHADAERRAQRLVAERDERDAALRQKDAELAELRGTVAALTARLEALESMAPARPTPLGPRERSVQRDGRIAGFGNFGGLLSDSRCAQRDSSPFSILLAGGRSDVLDMDSVAPSGLPIAM is encoded by the coding sequence ATGGCAAGAAGCGGATTGACGAAGGCGCAGGTGCGGGAAGTGCGCGACCGGCTGGTGGCGCAAGGGCGCTACCCGTCCGCCGACGCGGTGCGCCAGGCGTTGGGCGACACGGGTTCGAAGTCCACCATCCACAGGTACCTGAAGGAGCTGGCGGAGGAGGACCCCGCGCAGGGCGGTGCGCGCGGCGAAACGGAACGCACCCTGCAGGCGCTCGTGGCGGAACTGGCGGACCGCCTGCATGCCGATGCCGAGCGGCGCGCGCAACGGCTCGTCGCCGAGCGGGATGAGAGGGACGCGGCGTTGCGGCAAAAGGATGCGGAGCTGGCGGAGCTGCGCGGCACCGTGGCGGCGCTGACGGCCCGGCTGGAAGCGCTGGAAAGCATGGCCCCGGCCAGGCCCACGCCGCTGGGGCCGCGCGAGCGAAGCGTCCAGCGCGACGGCCGCATCGCCGGTTTCGGGAACTTCGGCGGCCTGCTGTCGGACTCGCGCTGCGCGCAACGCGACAGCTCGCCGTTCAGCATCCTGCTCGCCGGCGGCAGGTCGGACGTGCTGGACATGGACAGCGTGGCACCCTCGGGCCTGCCGATCGCCATGTGA
- a CDS encoding PepSY domain-containing protein, whose amino-acid sequence MGMSLKRLLFLAHRWLGIVLCAFFAMWFMSGMVMMYVGYPKLTDDERLAHLPVVDGAGLLAPSIALANAGLAGPLKELRLAAASAGRPAYFVTPDGPRSGHAMVVVDARTGRRVPGTNEARALASARAYAGPNVALRYAGTVDEDAFTHSRGLDAHRPLHRVMVEDAEGTLLHISGATGEVVRDAPRTERLWNYAGAWIHWLYPFRGNAFDRYWADIVNWLSIAGIALALTGTIAGILRWRFRRPYRSGARTPYPGAMMRWHHIGGLLFALTTITWIFSGLMSMNPWHVFDGGAAPLRMAALTGGKLDPATLDATPAPLLAGGNVRELRWTQMLGQTLVLAQPATGRPAVLDARAAQPVSIDGTALQMAAAGLLGHPVRRIERLAAYDLYYYSRDAHTMTGGSAKPLPVLRVVFADPQESWVHLDPHTGAVINRSDRHKRWSRWLFAMLHSWDWLPLLERRPLWDAVLIGLGLGGTVMSVTGIVIGWRRLGRKLGAASRAPERKETKAVS is encoded by the coding sequence ATGGGAATGTCCTTGAAACGACTGCTGTTCCTGGCGCACCGCTGGCTCGGCATCGTGCTGTGCGCCTTCTTCGCCATGTGGTTCATGTCCGGCATGGTGATGATGTATGTCGGCTACCCGAAGCTGACGGACGATGAACGGCTCGCGCACCTGCCCGTGGTGGACGGCGCTGGCCTGCTGGCGCCGTCCATCGCGCTGGCGAACGCCGGCCTTGCCGGGCCATTGAAGGAACTGCGGCTGGCCGCCGCCAGCGCCGGGCGACCGGCCTACTTCGTCACGCCGGACGGGCCGCGTTCCGGCCACGCCATGGTCGTGGTGGATGCGCGCACCGGCCGCCGCGTTCCCGGCACGAACGAAGCGCGCGCCCTGGCAAGCGCCCGTGCCTATGCCGGCCCCAACGTCGCGCTGCGCTACGCAGGCACCGTGGACGAGGATGCGTTCACGCATTCGCGCGGGCTCGATGCGCATCGCCCGCTGCACCGGGTGATGGTGGAAGATGCCGAGGGCACTCTGCTGCACATCTCGGGCGCCACCGGCGAAGTGGTGCGCGACGCCCCGCGCACCGAACGGCTGTGGAACTACGCCGGCGCCTGGATTCACTGGCTGTACCCGTTCCGCGGCAATGCCTTCGACCGGTACTGGGCCGATATCGTCAACTGGCTGTCGATCGCCGGTATCGCGCTGGCGCTCACGGGCACCATCGCCGGCATCCTGCGCTGGCGCTTCCGGCGGCCCTACCGCAGCGGCGCGCGCACCCCGTACCCCGGCGCCATGATGCGCTGGCATCACATCGGCGGCCTGCTGTTCGCGCTCACGACGATCACGTGGATCTTCAGCGGCCTGATGTCGATGAACCCGTGGCACGTCTTCGACGGTGGGGCCGCGCCGCTGCGCATGGCCGCGCTGACGGGCGGCAAGCTCGATCCCGCCACGCTCGATGCCACGCCTGCCCCGCTGCTCGCCGGCGGCAACGTGCGCGAGCTGCGCTGGACGCAAATGCTGGGGCAAACGCTCGTCCTCGCCCAGCCGGCGACGGGCCGGCCTGCGGTGCTCGACGCACGCGCCGCGCAACCGGTCTCGATCGATGGTACGGCGCTGCAAATGGCGGCTGCGGGCCTGCTGGGCCATCCGGTGCGGCGCATCGAGCGGCTGGCGGCGTACGACCTGTATTACTACAGCCGCGATGCGCACACGATGACGGGCGGTTCGGCCAAGCCGCTGCCGGTCCTGCGCGTGGTGTTTGCCGATCCGCAGGAAAGCTGGGTGCACCTGGACCCGCACACGGGCGCCGTGATCAATCGAAGCGACCGGCACAAGCGCTGGAGCCGCTGGCTGTTCGCCATGCTGCACAGCTGGGATTGGCTGCCGCTGCTGGAACGGCGGCCGCTGTGGGATGCCGTGCTGATCGGGCTGGGCCTCGGCGGTACCGTGATGAGCGTGACCGGCATCGTCATCGGCTGGCGGCGACTGGGCCGCAAGCTGGGCGCGGCGTCGCGCGCGCCGGAACGGAAGGAGACGAAGGCGGTGTCATGA
- a CDS encoding TonB-dependent siderophore receptor — protein MSSLSGNGALAAVPFALACAAAPTHAQTGATLPAAGTAARIVHDETNPILPTVEITGATLRGDALLDLDAPAGTGSRLGLTVRETPATVSIVDRATIEQRGAQDTQEILRAIPGITAHNAPGNIGVSYRGFGSGSISQLFNGINVQYSIAARPIDSWIYERVEAIGGASSFLFGSGAVGGSINYITKTAERREFAEARLRHGSDDLNEASFGLNRRLGGSGATTHYARLDVNHRDAGNWIDGTHTRATQLAASLRSDFGPRFTHTLAYEFQDEDVDRPYWGTPLMHPIAGTARVDEGTRFRNYNSADGVYAKRVHWLRSVATWQASERAQVTNTMYAYDALRDYRNVENYRFTSDNKGVTRSGVLLQRHDQRVVGNRLDGLYRGTLAGRRSEWAFGLDVSVNRQTRFPNSLAATVDTVDPYRFATERFFDIPGMVPGFRPDRDNKVTTTAVYAENRTALLAALNLVTALRHERIELDLTNRREVTAANPATFARRYGPTTGRVGLVWDVAPGATAYAQYATAADPPSGVLSTASFADVRNNSELTTGRQAEIGVKLDFWQGKGTATLAAYGITRVNIATQDPANSTLTILVGEQSAKGVELALGLQPARELSVQANVTRVDAEYENYRQGGLWLAGKRPVNTPDTVANVWLTYLFTPALKGTVGIRHVGSVYADAPNTIRWPSYTLVDLGMSYRFSPNVELVGRVRNAGDRLHAVNMTATMAYLGAPRTADMALRFTF, from the coding sequence ATGTCTTCCCTTTCGGGGAACGGCGCGCTTGCCGCCGTCCCTTTCGCGTTGGCGTGCGCCGCCGCGCCAACCCATGCCCAGACGGGCGCCACCCTGCCCGCGGCGGGAACTGCCGCCAGGATCGTCCATGACGAGACAAACCCCATTCTGCCCACGGTGGAAATCACCGGCGCGACCTTGCGGGGCGACGCCCTGCTCGACCTGGACGCGCCCGCCGGCACCGGCAGCCGCCTCGGTCTCACGGTGCGCGAAACGCCCGCCACCGTGTCGATCGTCGATCGCGCCACGATCGAGCAACGGGGCGCCCAGGATACGCAGGAAATCCTGCGCGCCATTCCCGGCATCACGGCGCACAACGCGCCCGGCAATATCGGCGTGAGCTACCGCGGCTTCGGCAGCGGCTCCATCAGCCAGCTGTTCAACGGCATCAACGTCCAGTATTCGATCGCGGCCCGGCCCATCGACAGCTGGATCTACGAGCGCGTGGAAGCGATCGGCGGGGCGTCGAGCTTCCTGTTCGGCTCCGGCGCCGTGGGCGGATCGATCAACTACATCACTAAGACGGCCGAGCGGCGCGAGTTCGCCGAAGCGCGGCTGCGCCATGGCAGCGACGACTTGAACGAAGCGTCGTTCGGCCTGAACCGGCGCCTCGGCGGCTCGGGCGCTACCACGCATTACGCCCGCCTGGACGTCAACCACCGCGATGCCGGCAACTGGATCGACGGCACGCACACCCGCGCAACGCAGCTTGCGGCATCGCTGCGCTCGGACTTCGGACCGCGCTTCACGCACACGCTGGCCTATGAATTCCAGGACGAGGACGTGGACCGGCCCTACTGGGGCACGCCGCTCATGCATCCCATCGCCGGCACGGCGCGGGTGGACGAAGGCACGCGCTTCAGGAACTACAACAGCGCCGACGGGGTGTACGCCAAGCGCGTGCACTGGCTGCGCTCCGTGGCGACATGGCAGGCCAGCGAGCGAGCCCAGGTCACCAACACAATGTATGCCTACGACGCGCTGCGCGACTATCGCAACGTTGAAAACTACCGCTTCACCTCGGACAATAAGGGCGTGACCCGCTCCGGCGTCCTGCTGCAACGGCACGACCAGCGCGTGGTCGGCAACCGCCTCGACGGCCTCTACCGGGGTACGCTGGCCGGGCGCCGCAGCGAATGGGCGTTCGGCCTGGACGTGAGCGTGAACCGGCAGACGCGCTTCCCCAACAGCCTCGCGGCCACTGTGGACACGGTGGACCCGTACCGCTTCGCGACCGAGCGCTTCTTCGACATCCCGGGCATGGTGCCCGGCTTCCGCCCGGACCGGGACAACAAGGTGACCACGACCGCAGTGTATGCGGAAAACCGCACCGCCCTGCTGGCGGCATTGAACCTCGTGACGGCGCTGCGCCACGAGCGCATCGAACTGGACCTGACGAACCGCCGCGAAGTGACAGCCGCCAACCCGGCCACGTTCGCGCGCCGCTACGGCCCGACCACGGGCCGCGTGGGCCTCGTGTGGGACGTGGCACCCGGCGCCACCGCCTATGCGCAGTACGCGACGGCCGCCGATCCGCCGTCTGGCGTGCTGTCGACCGCCTCGTTCGCCGATGTGCGCAACAACAGCGAGCTGACGACGGGCCGGCAGGCCGAGATCGGGGTCAAGCTCGACTTCTGGCAGGGCAAGGGCACGGCGACGCTGGCCGCCTACGGCATCACGCGCGTGAATATCGCCACGCAGGACCCGGCCAACAGCACACTCACGATCCTTGTCGGCGAGCAGTCGGCGAAAGGAGTGGAGCTGGCGCTCGGGCTGCAGCCGGCGCGCGAGCTGTCGGTGCAGGCGAACGTGACGCGCGTGGATGCCGAGTACGAGAACTACCGCCAGGGCGGCCTCTGGCTCGCCGGCAAGCGCCCCGTGAACACGCCGGACACGGTCGCGAACGTGTGGCTCACCTACCTGTTCACGCCGGCGCTGAAGGGCACCGTTGGCATCCGCCACGTCGGCAGCGTCTATGCGGACGCGCCGAACACGATCCGGTGGCCGTCCTACACGCTGGTGGACCTGGGCATGAGTTACCGCTTCTCGCCCAACGTGGAACTGGTGGGTCGCGTGCGCAATGCGGGCGACCGGCTGCACGCCGTGAACATGACGGCCACCATGGCTTACCTGGGCGCGCCGCGCACGGCGGACATGGCGCTGCGCTTCACGTTCTGA
- a CDS encoding glycoside hydrolase 43 family protein, giving the protein MKMTTTLHAVPLLLLALSGLPVHSAEAWVPDLGNGKYQNPVLNADYSDPDAVRVGDTYYMTSSSFNSAPGLPLLQSKDMVNWQLVGHALPKQVPVTHFSTPRHGGGVWAPCLRHHDGKFWIFYPDPDHGVYVTTATHFAGPWSEPHLLLPGKGIIDPTPLWDSDGKAYLLHAWAKSRAGINNRLTLRSMAPDGSRLLDSEGKVIIDGDRLPGYRTLEGPKFYRHDGYYYVFAPAGGVEHGWQSVFRSRTIDGPYEDRIVMEQGDTPVNGPHQGAWVRAQDGKDWFLHFQDRAAYGRVVHLQPMTWRDGWPVIGQPGPKPGVGNPVATHDKPVAGQPVAVPATSDEFDGKALGLQWQWNANPQDGWYSLSARPGHLRLPVQAVPATKDFVRAAPNIIAQKLPATAFTAETRIELRGAKDGDRAGLILNGQSYAALGLRQRGADLQLVYTTCTPFTPRCTESETVLLPKAPAALTLRMAMEEGAVARFQYSVDGKRFVDAGAPFTATKGLWVGAQMGLYSASAAAQPSGAWLDADYFRVTR; this is encoded by the coding sequence TCGGCAACGGCAAGTACCAGAATCCGGTACTGAATGCCGATTACTCCGATCCGGACGCGGTGCGTGTCGGCGACACGTACTACATGACTTCGTCGAGCTTCAACAGCGCGCCCGGCCTGCCGCTACTGCAATCGAAGGACATGGTGAACTGGCAGCTGGTCGGACATGCCTTGCCCAAGCAGGTTCCGGTGACACACTTTTCCACGCCGCGCCACGGCGGCGGCGTGTGGGCACCCTGCCTGCGCCACCACGACGGCAAGTTCTGGATCTTCTATCCCGATCCCGACCACGGCGTGTACGTGACGACGGCCACGCACTTCGCCGGCCCGTGGAGCGAGCCGCACCTGCTCCTGCCCGGCAAGGGCATCATCGACCCCACGCCGCTGTGGGACAGCGACGGCAAGGCTTACTTGCTGCATGCCTGGGCCAAGAGCCGCGCCGGCATCAACAACCGGCTCACGCTGCGCAGCATGGCACCGGACGGCAGCCGCCTGCTCGATTCCGAAGGCAAGGTGATCATCGATGGCGACAGGCTGCCCGGCTACCGCACGCTGGAAGGCCCGAAGTTCTACCGGCATGACGGTTACTACTACGTGTTCGCGCCTGCCGGCGGCGTGGAACACGGCTGGCAATCCGTGTTCCGCTCGCGCACCATTGACGGGCCTTACGAGGACCGCATCGTGATGGAACAGGGCGATACGCCCGTCAACGGGCCGCACCAGGGCGCGTGGGTGCGCGCCCAGGACGGCAAGGACTGGTTCCTGCACTTCCAGGACCGGGCCGCCTACGGCCGCGTGGTGCACCTGCAACCGATGACGTGGCGGGACGGCTGGCCCGTCATCGGGCAACCGGGACCGAAGCCCGGCGTGGGCAATCCTGTCGCCACCCACGACAAGCCGGTGGCGGGCCAGCCGGTCGCGGTGCCGGCCACGTCCGACGAATTCGACGGCAAGGCGCTCGGCCTGCAATGGCAATGGAACGCCAACCCGCAGGATGGCTGGTATTCGCTTTCCGCCCGGCCCGGCCACCTGCGCCTGCCGGTGCAAGCCGTGCCGGCAACGAAGGATTTCGTGCGCGCGGCGCCGAACATCATTGCCCAGAAGCTGCCCGCGACCGCCTTCACGGCCGAGACCAGGATCGAACTGCGCGGCGCGAAGGATGGCGATCGGGCGGGGCTGATCCTGAACGGCCAGAGTTATGCGGCGCTGGGCCTGCGCCAGCGCGGCGCGGACCTGCAACTGGTGTACACCACCTGCACGCCATTCACGCCGCGTTGCACCGAGAGCGAGACGGTGCTGCTGCCGAAGGCGCCCGCAGCGCTGACGTTGCGCATGGCGATGGAGGAAGGCGCGGTCGCACGGTTCCAGTACAGCGTGGACGGCAAGCGCTTCGTCGACGCGGGCGCGCCGTTCACCGCCACCAAGGGTCTCTGGGTCGGCGCCCAGATGGGGTTGTATAGCGCCAGCGCGGCGGCCCAGCCGTCCGGCGCCTGGCTGGACGCGGACTACTTCCGCGTGACGCGATGA
- a CDS encoding GDSL-type esterase/lipase family protein, with protein sequence MRFNFTAHPAPGAVTVEADARGGAPLYSAATGYGFVTHTGALPARPVHSEGIRAGAHGFTITEPVIDTAVGGNHYNRFGMAFRIKVPPGAYALKVRTTHDAADATVSITGMQTSRLIPPVFWDAANLLPNRTRVTAQGRDWSYRYVNGRDFIDIEVEPDKAGVPVGLAEIVLTPIPPQERPAGERPALFTLGDSTVKSYTFDEAPMSGWGQVFDDLFDPARVKVASYSMGGRSFRNAYAEGRLNDLLLAGRVGDVVMIQFGHNDESADESDRYGRGATEAMYEEMIRQVYLPAIRARGMVPVLVTPMSRVNGNQQPGAPYGNSFGKRRFPELLSELGAELDVPVVDLNARSVEYYNAAGHDAITAMVMSIEAGETPGKTNDGSYANGHPANKIDGTHFKEALSKQYARLVVTELARLAAQGDRTATRIVAQLRDDVRRAVASGDWSAIHPEIAGDIVDGKNAYYRNQIEKLLQLGALRKDAQGNFHPEAPMRTAEFSGALAQVMGLPAASLAGHADGPLTREAMGVLLHDAYHAKFTAKPAYMTDYNGKTVLPGSDPNLDTSARGAMYYPLVRWEHLRDTAAVAPEHRNKLREAYELGLMRSEAGIARGRMVNGLLLEPKALVTRAKAAKALYFMWVLAQPPKGENDRR encoded by the coding sequence ATGCGCTTCAACTTCACCGCGCATCCGGCACCCGGCGCGGTGACGGTCGAAGCGGATGCACGCGGCGGGGCGCCGTTGTACAGCGCCGCCACCGGCTACGGCTTCGTCACGCACACCGGCGCCCTGCCCGCCCGGCCCGTGCACTCGGAAGGCATCCGGGCCGGCGCCCACGGTTTCACGATCACGGAGCCAGTGATCGACACGGCCGTTGGCGGCAACCACTACAACCGCTTCGGCATGGCCTTCCGCATCAAGGTGCCGCCCGGCGCGTACGCCCTGAAGGTGCGCACGACGCACGATGCGGCGGATGCAACCGTCTCGATCACGGGCATGCAGACGAGCCGGCTGATCCCGCCCGTGTTCTGGGATGCCGCAAACCTGCTGCCCAACCGCACGCGCGTGACGGCACAGGGCCGCGACTGGTCGTACCGCTACGTGAATGGCCGCGACTTCATCGATATCGAGGTGGAGCCGGACAAGGCGGGTGTTCCCGTCGGCCTGGCGGAGATCGTGCTGACGCCGATTCCACCGCAGGAGCGCCCCGCCGGCGAACGGCCGGCGCTGTTCACGCTGGGCGACTCCACCGTGAAGTCGTACACGTTCGACGAGGCGCCGATGAGCGGCTGGGGCCAGGTGTTCGACGACCTGTTCGACCCGGCCAGGGTAAAGGTCGCCAGCTACTCGATGGGCGGGCGCTCGTTCCGCAACGCCTATGCCGAGGGCAGGCTGAACGACCTGCTGCTGGCCGGCCGCGTGGGCGACGTGGTGATGATCCAGTTCGGCCACAACGATGAAAGCGCCGACGAAAGCGACCGCTACGGCCGCGGTGCCACCGAAGCCATGTATGAAGAAATGATCCGTCAGGTGTACCTGCCGGCGATCCGTGCGCGCGGCATGGTGCCCGTGCTCGTGACGCCGATGTCGCGGGTGAACGGCAACCAGCAGCCCGGCGCGCCATACGGGAACTCGTTCGGCAAGCGCCGCTTCCCCGAGCTCTTGAGCGAGCTGGGCGCGGAACTGGACGTGCCCGTGGTGGACCTGAATGCGCGCAGCGTGGAGTACTACAATGCGGCCGGGCATGACGCGATCACGGCCATGGTGATGTCGATCGAGGCGGGCGAGACACCGGGCAAGACGAACGACGGCAGCTACGCCAACGGCCATCCGGCCAACAAGATCGACGGCACGCACTTCAAGGAAGCGCTGTCGAAGCAGTATGCGCGGCTGGTGGTGACGGAACTGGCGCGCCTGGCCGCGCAGGGCGACAGGACGGCGACGCGCATCGTCGCGCAACTGAGGGACGACGTGCGCCGTGCCGTCGCGTCAGGCGACTGGTCCGCCATTCATCCCGAGATCGCCGGCGACATCGTCGATGGCAAGAATGCCTACTATCGCAACCAGATCGAAAAACTGTTGCAACTGGGCGCGCTGCGCAAGGATGCGCAGGGCAATTTCCACCCCGAGGCGCCGATGCGCACGGCCGAGTTCAGCGGCGCGCTGGCGCAGGTGATGGGCTTGCCGGCGGCATCCCTGGCCGGCCATGCGGACGGACCGCTGACGCGCGAAGCGATGGGCGTGCTGCTGCACGATGCATACCATGCGAAGTTCACCGCGAAGCCGGCCTACATGACCGACTACAACGGCAAGACAGTCTTGCCCGGCTCCGACCCCAACCTGGACACCAGCGCGCGCGGCGCGATGTACTACCCGCTCGTGCGCTGGGAGCATCTGCGGGACACGGCGGCCGTCGCGCCAGAGCACCGGAACAAGCTGCGCGAAGCGTATGAACTGGGACTGATGCGCTCCGAGGCCGGCATCGCGCGCGGGCGCATGGTCAACGGCCTGCTGCTGGAACCGAAAGCGCTCGTGACGCGGGCAAAGGCCGCCAAGGCACTGTACTTCATGTGGGTGCTGGCCCAGCCGCCAAAGGGGGAGAATGACCGCCGCTGA